A region of Mycolicibacterium brumae DNA encodes the following proteins:
- a CDS encoding ArsR/SmtB family transcription factor, translated as MISTTDDELTPATGLPDPALLEAAGNLLRALAAPLRIAIVLQLQDTPRRVHELVDAVGVPQPLVSQHLRVLRAAGVVAAQRSGREMVYRLVDHHLAHIVADAVAHAGEDHP; from the coding sequence GTGATCAGCACCACCGACGACGAACTCACGCCGGCCACCGGTCTGCCCGACCCGGCCCTGCTGGAGGCCGCCGGCAACCTGCTGCGGGCCCTGGCCGCGCCGCTGCGGATCGCGATCGTGCTGCAACTGCAGGACACCCCCCGCCGGGTGCACGAACTGGTCGACGCCGTCGGGGTCCCCCAACCGCTGGTCAGCCAGCACCTGCGGGTGCTGCGCGCGGCCGGTGTGGTGGCCGCGCAGCGCTCCGGGCGCGAGATGGTCTACCGCCTCGTCGACCACCACCTGGCCCATATCGTGGCCGACGCCGTCGCCCACGCCGGAGAGGACCACCCGTGA
- a CDS encoding glycine--tRNA ligase — translation MASVIDTVVNLAKRRGLVYPSGEIYGGTKSAWDYGPLGVELKENVKKQWWRSMVTSRDDVVGLDSSIILPREVWVASGHVEVFNDPLVECLNCHKRHRQDHMQEAYVARKGAKEGITDPDQVSMTEIVCPDCGAKGQWTEPREFNMMLKTYLGPIESEEGMHYLRPETAQGIFVNFANVVTTSRKKPPFGIAQIGKSFRNEITPGNFIFRTREFEQMEMEFFVEPSTAPEWHKYWIETRRQWYIDLGINPENLRLYDHPKEKLSHYSDGTVDIEYKFGFSGSGWGELEGIANRTNFDLSTHSKHSGADLSFYDQAADTRYVPYVIEPAAGLTRSFMAFLVDAYHEDEAPNAKGGVDKRTVLRLDPRLAPVKAAVLPLSRNAELSPKARDLAAELRQNWNIEFDDASAIGRRYRRQDEIGTPFCVTVDFDTLEDHAVTIRERDTMSQERVALSEVSDYLAVRLKGC, via the coding sequence ATGGCGTCCGTCATCGATACCGTCGTCAACCTGGCCAAGCGCCGCGGCCTGGTCTACCCGTCCGGGGAGATCTACGGCGGCACGAAGTCCGCCTGGGACTACGGGCCATTGGGTGTGGAGCTCAAGGAGAACGTCAAGAAGCAGTGGTGGCGGTCCATGGTGACCAGCCGCGACGACGTCGTCGGCCTGGATTCCTCGATCATCCTGCCGCGTGAGGTGTGGGTGGCCTCCGGCCACGTCGAGGTCTTCAACGATCCGCTCGTCGAGTGCCTGAACTGCCACAAGCGGCACCGCCAGGACCACATGCAGGAGGCGTACGTCGCCCGCAAGGGCGCCAAGGAGGGCATCACCGACCCCGATCAGGTGTCGATGACCGAGATCGTCTGCCCGGACTGCGGGGCCAAGGGCCAGTGGACCGAGCCGCGCGAATTCAACATGATGCTCAAGACCTACCTCGGGCCGATCGAGTCCGAGGAAGGCATGCACTATCTGCGCCCGGAGACCGCGCAGGGCATCTTCGTCAACTTCGCCAATGTGGTGACCACCTCGCGCAAGAAGCCGCCGTTCGGCATCGCCCAGATCGGCAAGAGTTTCCGCAACGAGATCACCCCGGGCAACTTCATCTTCCGCACCCGCGAGTTCGAGCAGATGGAGATGGAGTTCTTCGTCGAGCCGTCGACGGCGCCGGAGTGGCACAAGTACTGGATCGAGACCCGTCGGCAGTGGTACATCGACCTGGGCATCAATCCGGAGAACCTGCGGCTGTACGACCACCCCAAGGAGAAGCTGTCGCACTACTCCGACGGCACCGTGGACATCGAGTACAAGTTCGGCTTCTCCGGCAGCGGCTGGGGTGAGTTGGAGGGCATCGCCAACCGGACGAACTTCGACCTGTCGACGCACTCCAAGCATTCCGGCGCCGACCTGTCGTTTTACGACCAGGCCGCCGACACTCGCTACGTGCCGTACGTGATCGAACCGGCAGCCGGCCTGACCCGGTCGTTCATGGCGTTCCTGGTCGACGCGTACCACGAGGACGAGGCGCCCAACGCCAAGGGCGGCGTCGACAAGCGCACGGTGCTGCGGCTGGATCCGCGGCTGGCCCCGGTCAAGGCCGCGGTGCTGCCGCTTTCGCGCAACGCCGAGCTGTCGCCGAAGGCCCGCGATCTGGCCGCCGAGCTGCGGCAGAACTGGAACATCGAGTTCGACGACGCCAGCGCGATCGGCCGTCGCTACCGTCGTCAGGACGAGATCGGCACCCCGTTCTGCGTGACGGTGGACTTCGACACGCTGGAAGACCACGCGGTGACCATCCGCGAGCGCGACACCATGTCCCAGGAGCGGGTGGCGTTGTCGGAGGTTTCGGACTACCTGGCCGTTCGGCTCAAGGGCTGCTGA
- a CDS encoding Fur family transcriptional regulator, with protein sequence MTEVKATRSTRQRAAITDLLDSVSEFRSAQELHDELRRRGENIGLTTVYRTLQTMAAANQVDTLRTDNGESVYRVCSGPHHHHHLVCRSCGATVEVDGPAVETWASEVAAAHGFSDVSHTIEIFGTCPAC encoded by the coding sequence GTGACCGAAGTCAAAGCCACCCGGTCGACCCGCCAGCGGGCGGCCATCACCGACCTGCTCGACAGCGTGTCGGAGTTCCGCTCCGCCCAGGAGCTGCACGACGAACTTCGCCGCCGCGGCGAGAACATCGGTCTGACCACCGTCTACCGCACCCTGCAGACCATGGCGGCCGCCAACCAGGTCGACACCTTGCGCACCGACAACGGCGAATCGGTGTACCGGGTCTGCTCCGGCCCGCACCATCACCATCACCTGGTCTGCCGCAGCTGCGGCGCGACGGTGGAGGTCGACGGCCCGGCGGTGGAGACCTGGGCCTCCGAAGTCGCTGCGGCACATGGCTTTTCCGATGTCAGCCACACCATCGAGATCTTCGGGACGTGCCCGGCCTGCTGA